A window from Lates calcarifer isolate ASB-BC8 linkage group LG7_2, TLL_Latcal_v3, whole genome shotgun sequence encodes these proteins:
- the LOC108873215 gene encoding NLR family CARD domain-containing protein 3-like, which translates to MSDEDREKGVPPSKTTLCGEHESQTKAQSPEQQIPHSTGPGPEPGPGPGPGPSCVSMKSNRSITPPLNFQQSTDDRIQQQRPDSPGPSCLSLKSDESKDWEINFKGRRPSADQIVDQESSEVPSGQSAQQHQTHLDSIFMLLEENIVTFVKKELKKMQKVLSPDYPECLESQREDEEVLDGEDEEQRRSSREEFLKITLNFLRRMKQEELADCLQSRSPAMCQHNLKSNLKKKFQCLFEGISKSGNPTLLNQIYTELYITEGGTGEVNDEHEVRQMETTSRKPDRPETTIRQEDIFKASPGRDEPIRTVMTKGVAGIGKTVLTQKFTLDWAEDKANQDIHFTFPFTFRELNVLKEKKLSLVELVHHFFTETKEAGICRFEEFQVVFIFDGLDECRLPLDFHNTEILTDVTESTSVDVLLTNLIRGKLLPSARLWITTRPAAANQIPPECVDMVTEVRGFTDPQKEEYFRKRFRLKKQASRIISHIKTSRSLHIMCHIPVFCWITATVLEDVLKTREGGELPKTLTQMYIHFLVIQTKLKNIKYDGGSGTDPLWSPETRKMIESLGKLAFDQLQKGNLIFYESDLTECGIDIRAASVYSGVFTQIFIEERGLYQDKVFCFVHLSVQEFLAALHVHLTFINSGVNLLSEEQPTSQKSETRKDDSAETQFYQRAVNKALQSPNGHLDLFLRFLLGLSLQTNQILLRGLLTQTGSGSETNQETVQYIKKKVEETPSAEKSINLFHCLNELNDRSLVEEIQQSLSSGRLSTDKLSPAQWSALVFILLSSEKDLDVFDLKKYSASEEALLRLLPVVKASNKAQLSGCNLSERSCEALSSVLSSQSSSLRDLDLSNNDLKDSGLKTLSVGLKSPHCSLETLSLSGCLITEEGCASLVSALRSNPSHLRELDLSYNHPGDSGVKLLSAGLEDPDWRLDTLRVEPDGVRWLRPGLRKYSCQLTFDTNTVNTKIKLSDNNRKMIRVEEDQSYPDHPDRFDQCLQLLCRTGLTGRCYWEVEWRGRVDVSVSYRGIRRKGDSEDCVFGFNDQSWNLTCSDGGYCFCHNNKRTNISSSSSSSSSSSSSSSSSSTSSVSNRVAVYVDCPAGSLSFYRVSSDSLIHLHTFNTTFTEPLYPGFGFWFKSSSGSSVSLCSV; encoded by the exons atgagtgatgaggacagagagaagggagtccctccctctaaaaccactctgtgtggggaacatgagagccagaccaaagctcagag cCCAGAGCAGCAGATACCACACTCCactggacctggacctgaacctggacctggacctggacctggacccagctgtgtgtccatgaaAAGCAACCGGTCAATTACTCCTCCTCTTAATTTCCAACAATCTACTGATGATAG gatccagcagcagagaccagactctcctggacccagctgtctgtctttaaagagcGACGAGTCGAAGGACTGGGAAATTAATTTTAAAGGGCGACgtccatcagctgatcagat agtggaccaggagagctcagaggttcccagtggtcagtctgcccagcagcatcaaacacacctggactccatatttatg ctgctggaggagaacatcgtcacttttgtgaagaaggagctgaagaagatgcagaaggttctgagtccagattacccagaatgcttagagagtcagagggaggatgaggaggtgttggacggtgaggatgaagagcagaggaggagcagcagagaggagtttctgaagatcacactgaacttcctgaggagaatgaagcaggaggagctggctgactgtctgcagagca GATCTCCTGCTATGTGCCAGCACAACCTTAAATCTAACCTGAAGAAgaagttccagtgtttgtttgaggggatCTCTAAATCAGGAAACCCAacccttctgaatcagatctacacagagctctacatcacagagggagggactggagaggtcaatgatgaacatgaggtcagacagatggaaacaacatccaggaaaccagacagaccagaaacaaccatcagacaagaagacatctttaaagcctcacctggaagagatgaaccaatcagaacagtgatgacaaagggagtggctggcattgggaaaacagtcttaacacagaagttcactctggactgggctgaagacaaagccaaccaggacatacacttcacatttccattcactttcagagagctgaatgtgctgaaagagaaaaagttgagcttggtggaacttgttcatcacttctttactgaaaccaaagaagcaggaatctgcaggtttgaagagttccaggttgtgttcatctttgacggtctggatgagtgtcgacttcctctggacttccacaacactgagatcctgactgatgttacagagtccacctcagtggacgtgctgctgacaaacctcatcagggggaaactgcttccctctgctcgcctctggataaccacacgacctgcagcagccaatcagatccctcctgagtgtgttgacatggtgacagaggtcagagggttcactgacccacagaaggaggagtacttcaggaagaggttcagaTTGAAGAAGcaggccagcaggatcatctcccacatcaagacctcacgaagcctccacatcatgtgccacatcccagtcttctgctggatcactgctacagttctggaggatgtgttgaaaaccagagagggaggagagctgcccaagaccctgactcagatgtacatccacttcctggtgattcagaccaaactgaagaacatcaagtatgatggaggatctgggacagatccactctggagtccagagaccaggaagatgattgagtctctgggaaaactggcttttgatcagctgcagaaaggaaacctgatcttctatgaatcagacctgacagagtgtggcatcgatatcagagcagcctcagtgtactcaggagtgttcacacagatctttatagaggagagaggactgtaccaggacaaggtgttctgcttcgtccatctgagtgttcaggagtttctggctgctcttcatgtccatctgaccttcatcaactctggagtcaatctgctgtcagaagaaCAACCAACCTCCCAGAAGTCTGAAACAAGAAAAGATgactctgcagagacacagttcTACCAGAGAGCTGTGAacaaggccttacagagtccaaatggacacctggacctgttcctccgcttcctcctgggtctttcactgcagaccaatcagattctcctacgaggtctgctgactcagacaggaagtggttcagagaccaatcaggaaacagtccagtacatcaagaagaaggttgaagagactccctctgcagagaaaagcatcaacctgttccactgtctgaatgaactgaatgatcgttctctagtggaggagatccaacagTCCCTGAGTTCAGGACGTCTCTCCACAGacaaactgtctcctgctcaatggtcagctctggtcttcatcttactgtcatcagaaaaagatctggacgtgtttgacctgaagaaatactctgcttcagaggaggctcttctgaggctgctgccagtggtcaaagcctctAACAAAGCTCA actgagtggctgtaacctctcagagagaagctgtgaagctctgtcctcagttctcagctcccagtcctctagtctgagagatctggacctgagtaacaacgacctgaaggattcaggactGAAGACTCTGTCTGTTGGACTgaagagtccacactgttcactggagactctcag tctgtcaggctgtctgatcacagaggaaggctgtgcttctctggtctcagctctgagatccaacccctcccatctgagagagctggacctgagctacaatcatccaggagactcaggagtgaagctgctgtctgctggactggaggatccagactggagactggacactctcag ggtGGAGCCTGATGGAGTTCGATGGTTGAGACCAGGTCTgaggaagt attcctgtcaactcacatttgacacaaacacagtgaacacaaagatcaaactgtctgacaacaacaggaagatGATACGTGTGGAGGAGGAtcagtcatatcctgatcatccagacagatttgatcagtgtcttcagctgctgtgtagaactggtctgactggtcgctgttactgggaggtcgagTGGAGAGGAAGGGTTGATGtatcagtgagttacagaggaatcagaaggaaaggagacagtgaggactgtgtgtttggattcAATGATCAGTCCTGGAATCTTACCTGTTCTGATGGTGGTTACTGTTTCTGTCACAATAACAAAAGAACAaatatctcctcctcctcctcctcctcttcctcctcctcctcctcctcctcctcctcctccacctcctctgtctctaacagagtagcagtgtatgtggactgtcctgctggctctctgtccttctacagagtctcctctgactctctgatccacctccacaccttcaacaccacattcactgaaccTCTGTATCCTGGGTTTGGGTTCTGGTTCAAGTCCAGCTCtggttcctcagtgtctctgtgttcagtgtag